The following proteins come from a genomic window of Gammaproteobacteria bacterium:
- a CDS encoding lipoprotein-releasing ABC transporter permease subunit, whose product MFRPLELYIGLRYTRAKRRNHFISFISLVSMLGVALGIIVMITVLSVMNGFQTEVRDRILGMASHATITGFNGQLNNWRQLEKRVAGQTEVAGDAPYVEGQAMLVNGQQVSGALLRGVLPAEEPDVSEVSKHMKYGELADLKAGEYGIVLGSELAAILGADPGGKVTVVTPEATVTPAGILPRLRRFTVTGIFEVGMQEYDRTAAFIHIADAATLFDLPEGAVSGLRLKLKDLFRAPIVSRELAQNLGGAYWVSDWTREHVNFFRAVQMEKTIMFIIMLLIVAVAAFNIVSTLVMLVTDKQADIAILRTLGITPRQVMAIFIIQGTIIGLVGTGLGVLGGTCLALNLESLVGWLEQSLGMQFLAPDVYYISELPSDVQFPDVLRISVSAFVLSVIATIYPAWRAARTQPAAALHYE is encoded by the coding sequence ATGTTTCGCCCCCTGGAATTGTATATCGGGCTGCGCTACACGCGCGCCAAACGCCGCAATCATTTCATTTCCTTCATTTCGCTCGTGTCGATGCTCGGCGTGGCTTTGGGGATTATCGTCATGATCACCGTGCTGTCGGTGATGAACGGCTTTCAGACCGAGGTGCGCGACCGAATTCTCGGCATGGCCTCGCACGCCACCATCACTGGCTTTAATGGGCAGTTAAATAACTGGCGCCAATTGGAAAAGCGCGTTGCCGGCCAGACGGAAGTCGCAGGCGATGCGCCGTATGTCGAGGGCCAGGCGATGCTGGTCAATGGGCAGCAGGTGAGCGGCGCGCTGCTGCGCGGGGTGTTGCCCGCCGAGGAGCCAGATGTTTCAGAAGTAAGCAAGCACATGAAGTACGGTGAGCTTGCGGATCTCAAGGCGGGTGAATACGGCATCGTGCTGGGCAGCGAGCTGGCCGCGATTCTGGGCGCAGACCCAGGCGGCAAGGTCACGGTGGTGACGCCGGAAGCCACGGTCACGCCGGCCGGCATTCTGCCTCGCTTGCGGCGTTTCACCGTCACCGGCATCTTCGAAGTCGGCATGCAGGAATACGATCGCACTGCCGCGTTCATTCATATCGCGGATGCGGCCACCTTGTTCGATCTGCCGGAGGGTGCCGTCAGTGGCCTGCGGCTGAAGCTCAAGGATCTGTTTCGCGCGCCCATCGTCAGCCGCGAGCTGGCGCAAAATCTCGGCGGCGCCTACTGGGTATCGGACTGGACGCGCGAGCACGTGAATTTTTTCCGCGCGGTGCAGATGGAAAAAACCATCATGTTCATCATCATGCTGCTGATCGTGGCCGTGGCGGCGTTCAATATCGTCTCGACCCTGGTAATGCTGGTGACCGACAAACAGGCCGACATCGCCATTCTCAGAACCTTAGGGATCACGCCCCGCCAGGTCATGGCGATCTTTATCATCCAGGGGACGATTATCGGGCTGGTCGGCACCGGGCTGGGGGTGCTGGGTGGCACCTGTCTTGCGCTCAATCTGGAGTCGCTGGTCGGTTGGCTGGAGCAGTCGCTGGGTATGCAGTTTCTGGCGCCGGATGTCTATTACATCAGTGAATTACCTTCCGACGTGCAATTCCCTGACGTGCTGCGCATCTCGGTTTCGGCTTTTGTCCTGTCCGTGATCGCAACGATTTATCCCGCCTGGCGCGCCGCCCGCACACAACCGGCGGCCGCCTTGCATTACGAGTGA